GGAAATAGATGTTTACAAAGTTTGTATCTTATCAAATTTCAAGCACTAATTGCAAAAATCCACTGCTGTGCAAAGGTTTATCACTCATTGACACATTGTTGTTAGCATATTGTATCAACATATTTCTGGGCTTATCCCTAACATGTTCTTCAAATATGCCACATATTCTTACCTAGCATATGGTGAGTGTGCATTAGAACATCTTTATGTGCATTGAAGAATTGCCAACTACTGAACTCGAGTCTTGATAAGTTGAGAAATGAGAAGTGTTTCCAATGTTTGACGAAAATGTGTACTGTGTGAATTTTTAATGCAGacaaaaaattcaattcttATGGTAACACCAGGCGCATGTGTTGCCGGAATGCCGGCAAACATGATTGTTAGATAAAAAAATCTCGGTTACTGCTTCGTTAGACTTGGTATAGTATCTGCCATTTGCTCACCAAAGATCCTGCTGCAATCATGGTTACTGAATTGGTAGTTTCAAAGAATTTCCAGATTTATGCATGTCTTGCAGTCACGAGATTCTACATTTCAGCATGCAGCATAGTTTTTCATAAAATTGAGCCTTTTTTGATTGTGATGTGTTGAACTTATCAAATGATTTGTGAagctatttcattttttagaatGTGGGAACATGTAACAATTTCTACTAACAATGTTAATTTAATATGATAACAATATTAGATATTATAATAATTCTCAACATTCATGACAAATGAATTGCAATGAAGGTGTACAAGAGAGTAATACAAATCCAACTCTACTTTTTCGTGAAAAATTTCAtgttatgaaattattttcttaatctgAAATCAATATTCCTGATGACTAGCTACCACTTGAATTGCACTTCCATAACCATATCAACTTCTATCTTAATATGCAACGaccaataaataatttttaatatttaatatgcTATCACAGATTTACACGTCAATCTTTAgtctatatttataataaattaatatttaattttacttCTTCAATATTTGcatatgtaatgtaattttttagtaggtttttttttttacagaattttttttaatagttatgATAAcatttttagtaatttttctttaccaaaaaaaaatgataatgcTCATTATTTTTACTTAAATCAGTAATTCAAAAATTTTActatgattaattaaaaaaatatgatgataaaAATACTACTCCTTGATTACCTTAAAAAACAGAGTAAACTCAGCTGAAAGTTGTCAAATCTCAGAAGTTTCCAACTATAGCATAGCAGACGTGGCATCTTGTAATTGGCTGAACCGACTAATATTTAGGGCACAGCGCATTCTTCAACGCAGCACAAAACCCAAATTACATCTCTTACAACTAGCATCGATTTCGCGCTCTAACAAGTTCTCTCCGAGTACGGAATTTCAAAACCCTTTGTTTATTGGTCACGATGAACGAGTCTCCGCGTAAAGATCTACAAGTCTTCGATTTCAATGAACAAGATCAGATTAACACCGATAATCACCTTTTCAACAAAATCCCTAATCACGGTAAGATCATTTTACACAAAATCCTAATTCTATGGTTTAAGCAAGTTTCTTAGCTGAAATTGTTTGTGTATAGTACTAATTTTGGTTATATTTGGtaattttgatcaatttttcGTGTTTGAAATGTAGTGTAGCATTGTGTTAGATTTAgtaatttcatttttcatgagtAGTGTTTGTAAAATGAAGAACTGAATGAAACCTGGAGAAGGCACCATAAGCTTAATTATCGTTAATGTTAGACttcatgaaaaaatttaaaaaatatttttaagaacacttctatatatttttttgaaacgaCCAAAGTcagtaattagttgttaatgTTACTATTTTTCTCCTTCACCGGGACTTGAATCCGAGTCCTTTTACactttaacccttagctcaaaccAGTTGAACTATCCAACCCCCCGAACACTGATAGACTTTGatgattactttttttttttttacatgattttGTGGTGTGAAagttgtgtttatttcaatCTTCATATATATTGAATAGTAATTGGATACAAAATGTTGACATGAGTAGGTCATGGAATTATAAAAGGATAGGatctataaaaaattgtttacccTAAGGACTCAGAACCGGGAACTTGTGATATTGTAAATTTCTAAAGGCGTACTATACTATCTTTATTAAGAAAACTGTAAACATTGCATAGGCAGTCTCATTTTAGTTGAAACATTACCTGCTGAACAAGAGTTCCTGTGGTTGGAAGGAAATTTCTTAAACTATGAATTATGATTTGCATAGTACATGCGATGGCCGTTGAATTTGTGGACATACTGAGGAGTTTAAATTATTACATAATGAATAGTGAAGGATGTTTAGCATGAAatgaaaaagaattaaaataacaaaagagTAATACCTATATGTACTATCCAGATCAAGATCTCGTGTCTTAATTGCATTATGAAATGCTATCAATATCTTTTAAGATTGGCTGATCACTGTTCTACAAAATGAAAGATCTCAACGTATCCTAAATAAATGTCTTTACCATGTTCATATTATGTTGCACAAGTATGTCAAAATCCATTCTGTAACTATATTATACACACGTGACATGTCCATATCTGACATGTGTATGATACATCCTTTATTACTATTACCTTATTTTGGGCATACTTTTGCATGATATGGCAGTGTATTGGTCACGTAAAAGAGACACTGTTTTGGCTACTCGCCAGCTTCAGCTTAAGGTTGGGTGCCCTACTTTTATTGTTGAAAGTGTGTTTGGTTTTGCCAGATAATACTTAGTTTGGTAGATTTGCTTTCAAGTTGAAATAGTTGTCGCTAGTGGCGGAGCTTGACTATTCTTTTGTGGGGGCTTCATAAATCTAAGGATTATACTCTTAGTTCACCAAGTTTTGATAGTTTATTCTTTGGTTTGGTGGCCGCGCCGACATTTTTTGCAAGGCTCAATACTGGGTTTGAATCTCTGTAGGACCATttttgtgcaaaaaaaaaaaatacaaaaaggaGCATATAGGAGTCCACCCGTGAGCCTTTTGAAGGCTGAAGCTGAACAACATTTTACCCCTGGGACACAGGGAATAACAtgcaaaaaaacataacataatatatatattaagaagaaagaaaattttgGGGTGTCACAACAAAGATCCGTTTCTTTGACGTCACATGTATCCTATCCTATTTCCTTCTTTTCCCCCCTTTCTTTCAATATTATATAACCATTTCAATTCTATATGATTTTCCTTGATATAAATGTTCCTGTTTTATTTTCATCCATCTTTgagctagtttttttttattgaattgaatgtaCATAGCTCACATAATATATTTCCAGATGCTCAGATCAACGAGGTTGGCGTCAAGAATGTCCCCAGTATTCCTTATGTTGACATTGGTGTAGATTTGGAAACAGGTTGTTCAAACCCCTCTTTCAAAACAATGGAAGATACATTTGATAGCAGAGTGGAGAATTCTGAGTTAGGAGATGGCAAACAATCAAACTCCAATAGTCAGGAAAATCAACGTCATTTTAAAATAGATGTTGATTACTATGACCGGCCAGAGAATAGGGATACTAGTGGTTGTGCATCTACACCTGAGACGAGCCAAATTGGTCCTTCAGGGTCTCCATCCAGTGTAGTGTAACTTTTATTTGCAAGATTATATCTTAAGGAAACAATTTGATTGTGTGActtatatttacatttttttttttgcagaaagAATCTGTTGATGTTAGTTCTGATGCTGATGATTGCATGAACTATGAGAGTGCTCCAACAAATGCTGATTCTGATATTGCAGAGAATGGTGTATTTCATCGTAATCCTAGTTCCCTGATAGTTGTCAAATCTACCACATTTGATTTGGAAAAATTATGTTGCAGCTTACTCACAAAACTTAGTTTTCATAATTGCAGTTTCATTGAATGGTTGTGGATTGGATGGTGCACATGCATCTGACatggtatttttttaaaaaaaataataattacagaaCCCATTTATGCTAGAGGAATTTATATTACATGCAGTATTTTATGCCTTTTGAGGCTTTTCAAATTTGCGACTGCTGTACTGTTATTCATTACTATTTCTTTTCCATTACAGTTGTCTAGGACTCCATGCTCCCTTAAATATAAGATTCTTGTTTGAGATTTGTTTGtccttttttataagtttcctttCAAATTGTCCATTCGATTAAATATTTCTTTACAAAAGCTCCCCCATTTATTTACACGTGGGAAatatagtgtgtgtgtgtgtgtgtgtgtgtgtgtgtgtgtgtgtgtgtgtcttgTGAGGATTGATTAAAAGAGCACAAAAAACAATATAGTGGAATTATAACCAATAATTATAAgggaaattttgaaaaattaatgcaCATTATTGACAAATTTATTACTATCAACCATGTTAACCACCTTCTTAATATATGTGAATTAGGTAGATGTCTAAATGATTCTTGTATTAAGGGATGAGAAGAGTAATTTTTTAGATTGGTCCCCCCTCTCCCGGCCACTTTTTACCTAATGATCTTAGAATATACGTCAATGTAAACTCATTGAAGCTTCaaacttcatattttttatataaaatgcTTTCTAACATGTTTCATTTGCCGTTTTATGTAGTATACTGCGttgattgattttgtttttgtacttACTACTATTTCCATTCATGCAATTTTCAGGATAACATGAATACAGATGTTGTTCTCTATCCTGATTATATAATTTACCAGGATAATTATTATATGGAGCCAATGTTAACTTTTTCACATCGCTGCATCAATATCAATGTTTCAACTGCATGTATGAAGCAAGAGGCCTTTAATCTTGAATGGGGACTTGATGACCTCGTTGATATTAAGTGTCAGTGGTTTCAAAATGTGAGTTTTATAGTtttgttgctagcattatttgttttttgtgtaTGAATTCTATAATTCTTGGTGTTCACTTTCTTCAGAGTGGAACGGTCATCATAAAGATTAATGTAATATCAAGGAATGCAATTCAGATAGATCATGTAAGCAACACTTCAGGTGAGTGTAGTCATTGTAGTTGATCAGCGTGGCCtgattttcttcttcattaCACCTTGGCATGCTTGACATTATTATTTAAACTTCAACTATAAACTTAGGGCAATTTCTAGTATTTTGATTTTATAGTGTTTGCAGATAGTATAGCTTCTGTTACTGATTGTTAATGTATTGTCTGCATATACATATTTTAGGCATTGAGGAATTGGAGATTGCAGTTGTTGATTCCAATTGGTCCCTGATACATAGACAGATCACATCTCTTAATGTGAAATACTTGGCTATTTGGAAAATGATGCTTAAGTAAGTCataaaattatatgtttattaCTTTTTTCGCTTGGGAGAAATTATTAACTGTTCTATAAAATGGTGCAAAGATTTCAGGCATGCAACTGTTGGCTTTTGGTATCCATCAACTATAGTTGTTGGGTAATTTGCAGATCATAAGTCTTGACAAGACTTAGACACTTGGTTGATTGtaatatttgtgttttgtatataaacttatttttggtttaaaattgatttgaagTGGATGTTTTGTGCTCTAAATGctgttttgtataatttgatCCTACATAATATATTTGCAATTGAACTTCTCTCTTGTAGTATGGATGTAGAAGATAGCGAAACGAAATCGAGTGGATCAAGAGGCTACTTTCCTAAGTGAGTAAGAGTTGTTAATTTCTAATTTTAGATAAGTTTATTTAGAAGTATCGAGGCCATTGTCTTGTTCTAAAAATGTTGTCTTTAGTGATTTCTGGAAATCTATTTCTTTTGCTTTTACATTGTATATGCTGaatatttaccttttttttcttcctttctttCCATGTTCCGTGGActattcaatgttttaatgtgTGCTTCTGAGATATTTGGCTTTAGTCTATTTTGCAAAGGTCCTtgattgttttgtttgttggaAATGTGAAGTTGGAGTTCTTGGTTCTATTTGTATATTATATTTCATTATAACCTGTTCCTTTTTACCTCATATGTACTTGTCTTCTTATTCTGTGTGGTATGGGGGTGCTCCAAATACTTATGGTGGCTAATACTGAGAACTGCTGATCTGAAACAGTTTCGAGGAGTCTTTTGATGAAGTTGTCTATCCTAAAGGGGATCCAGATGCTGTTTCACTAAGCAAGAGAGACTTTGATCTATTACAACCAGACACATTCATTAATGACACAATAATTGACTTTTACATCCAGTAAGTTATCATGTGTATGTGCGCGTGTGTAAATTCTTTTAAATTGTAACTTTGTCCACCATGGAACTTCGTTTAcctttttccttttaaaaactAGATGTCTTTTTACATGATTTCTGTGAActgcatttttttaattgaaaatagatAGCCATGTATATAAGCACTTGTGGGCAGAGGAACAGGAAGATATGGCATGTGCATGTTGAAAGAACAATAAAAGGATTGACAATTGCAGGATAAAGTTAAAACGTAGAAAatattaagaaaagaaaattgtaGGGCTCTTGATCTACACTATGATTCTTGAAGATGGTTTTTAACAGCGCTGAAAATCTCTAATTTGGCAGGCATCTGAAGAATCAGATACAAGAGGAGGAAAAACCtagatttcatttttttaatagtttctTCTTTAGAAAGCTGGCTGATTTGGACAAAAATCCATCTAGTGCTTCAGATGGAAAAGCAGCGTTTCTACGTGTTCGTAAATGGACAAGAAAAGTTAGTTTATTTGAAAAGGATTACATCTTCATTCCTGTGAACTTCAAGTACGATTCAATCACAGTTTTTCTTCTCTTATTGTCTCTATTTGTATTCAAGTTCTGATCAGTCTTAAATTATGGCAGTCTTCATTGGAGTTTAATAGTCATATGTCATCCTGGTGAATTGGTTAATTTTAATGGTGAGGTCTTGGTTTGTGATGTTTCTTTTGAACTGTATTTTCAAAGGTTTATGTTATGAATGATATATATGCATATTTCAGATAAAGAGTTGGGCAACTCGCTTAAGGTACCGTGTATATTACATATGGATTCTATAAAAGGAAATCACAGTGGTCTGAAAAACCTGCTGCAAAGGTATATCAGAagaatttctcattttcttgcttttattttttgctaAATTCTTCCTTTTGCCCCCGAAAACcgtttttatgttattttccGGAAAGTATTTAAGTAGTGTCCACATTCTCTGAATAGGCCAAACAAAACATGCAATTAggatattttgtattttttgtatttaatattTCTTGTCTATATAATCCAGCTCGCTGTGTGATTTAGTCGTTTCATGGTACTTTGTTACCACCAAACCTATACTCTGTTTTAGTTTGTTATTCCTCTCTTTTAGTTTCATGCTCTTGTTCTGTTGCATCTTCATCACCTCTCCCACAAATGTAGTAGTACTATTATACACAAAAAATGATATCGAGGCCCATTTGattaacttaaaaaattaagaattggACAGCatacaaattttttatcatAAGACAGAATAAAACAGAAGATGTGGTATTAGGAGAAgacatgaaaattttctttttcacattttctttttcactaAAGTAAAGGACAATTTTCTAAGTACAAGACAactcaaaagtaaaaaaaaataaaatccttttctctccattctcaCTTTTCCATGACAAATACCACTGCTGTCCAATTGGCAATCTTGTAAGTCAGAAACTGaagattcttaaaaaaaagtcaGAAACTGAAGGTGGTGTCCACAACCCCTTCTCTCTCTAATGAATATTTTGTCTCATTCTTCTTCGTGTTGACCAATGCCACAAATGCCACCATAGCCTCACCACCACACTGATTgttgaagaaagaagaaagaactAATAGGGTCTGTACAGTTAGTATTGTTAGATAATAACAGACTTAGTTAGATTAGCTTGTTATTCCCCGTTACTTTTTACTTGTCACTTTTGTAGTAAAAATTTGTTCCTATTTACTTGTTTTCAAAGCTCAATGCAAgattaattattgttttgtcAATAATGTTTATTCCAAGGAAAAGGTGCTTATTTAGAGTAGCATTTTCTACACATTAATATCTTTTTGTCGCGTCTTCTGTTCCCTTCACATTAATATATTAagcatttttatttctataGCTACTTCTCAGcttattccttttatttttttgtattgtcaTTTTTACAAGTTGAAATGATAGTGTTATACATTAATCCCTTCTCATCTGATATTGACAGTTACTTGTGGGAAGAATGGAAAGAGAGACATAAAGATGCATGTGAAGATCTTTCAGCACGATTTTCAAATTTGCGTTTTCTCCCCCTTGCGGTATTGTCTGCTATCTATTGATGATTTTCAAagaataattatctttgtagaTTCTACATTGTTCAGGGAACTACTAGAGAAAGAGATGTCTCCACATAAAATATCTTTCAAATAGCGATATTGATGAACATAAAAATGTTTAAATGAGTTTGAATCTATCTTATAAAATATAGGTATTAGATTCAATCGATCATATGCTACAAACTTTTGTGCAAACCATATGTGTACATACACTTGAAAAGGAAAATCCTATCACTTGATAATTTTGATTTCCCCCTCTACATACTGTTGAAAAAACGAAGGCAGGAATATATTGTACTTAGTGTAGGTTACCGAGAACATTTACcgcctttttgttttttgttatgtttGCTTTCGATATTGTTTTGTAACCAAATGCTCACTCCATGACAGTTGCCACAGCAAGAAAACTCATTTGATTGTGGACTCTTTCTGCTGCACTACCTAGAGCTCTTCCTTGCTGAAGCTCCTCTTACTTTCAATCCATTCAAAGTAACCAAGTTTTCCAATTTCGTAAGTGGTTTTCTTAACTTAGTTTTGGCTTATGTTAATCTTGTAGGGAGAATCATAAAAAAAGAGGTCattggaaaaataaaattgccaATATTCAATGAGTGGCAAATTATTAACCACTGATTGACTTAATTAATCATTTGATgggtttgttgtttttaaagTTAGAAGTATTTTAATCCATAATTCTTATGTTGTAATTTTCTACATTTGGGTTATCTTTATCTGAGCTGTTGGTCGTGTCTATATTATTAGTATGAACATCTCCCAGTTTTCGGAGTTCCTTGCCTAGTTGtctttactcttttttttttgggtacatagtTGTCTTTACcaatgtagtcaggttctcGCACCGGGTCTTAGGTTCTTACGATCCTAGAGGGTTTTTTTACCTGAGCTCTAGACGACGCCGTCTTGAACCTCGCCGGCGGTTAGTGTATGTTTGTTCTCACTCCTTTCTCACTTTCATTCACTCCTCTCTCACTTTCAACCATCTCTTTCACTCAAATCTCTGTCCTCACTGAGACCTTCTGAACTCATCTCTttcactttcaagtttcaaacttctgttttcattttgttttttttttttttttgttaaccctACTGTTGCTTCTTCTAGCCCTCTGTTATGAACTATGAACATTTGGAATGATGTCtatgaaaatattaattaagtttattttgttcatgtattatatttcttttttgtgtttatgtgtatatgtatatatgtgaagTTACAATTTTACCCTTGAGTAGGATCTTACGAATCGAGCTATGATCCCGATCTTATGATTCTCAACCAGCCTACCGATCCTACGTAGGATTTCGAACCTGACTACATTGGTCTTTACTCTTTATGTTTTCTGTTTTAATATTACAAGGCTAACTATATGACCAATTTTTTCTATCTAATATTACATCTCCCAAGTTTTTTAGTTCCTTGCCTAGTTGTCTTATATTTACCTCTTTGAACATTCTAAGGGTAACATTGACAAATCTATAATTAATTTCCAGCTCAATGTGGACTGGTTTCTGCCTGCTGAAGCTTATCTCAAGCGAACACTGATCCAGAAGTTGATCTCTGAACTTGTCGAAAACCACGGTTCACATGAAATCTCGTCCTCCGACTGTAGTGATGACCACCAGTACATAGAAAATAATGAGAATGGAACTGGCTTTGAGCAACCCGAAGTCAACAGGGAGTCAAAAACTTC
This portion of the Trifolium pratense cultivar HEN17-A07 linkage group LG3, ARS_RC_1.1, whole genome shotgun sequence genome encodes:
- the LOC123918329 gene encoding probable ubiquitin-like-specific protease 2B isoform X1; amino-acid sequence: MNESPRKDLQVFDFNEQDQINTDNHLFNKIPNHDAQINEVGVKNVPSIPYVDIGVDLETGCSNPSFKTMEDTFDSRVENSELGDGKQSNSNSQENQRHFKIDVDYYDRPENRDTSGCASTPETSQIGPSGSPSSKESVDVSSDADDCMNYESAPTNADSDIAENGVFHLSLNGCGLDGAHASDMDNMNTDVVLYPDYIIYQDNYYMEPMLTFSHRCININVSTACMKQEAFNLEWGLDDLVDIKCQWFQNSGTVIIKINVISRNAIQIDHVSNTSGIEELEIAVVDSNWSLIHRQITSLNVKYLAIWKMMLNMDVEDSETKSSGSRGYFPNFEESFDEVVYPKGDPDAVSLSKRDFDLLQPDTFINDTIIDFYIQHLKNQIQEEEKPRFHFFNSFFFRKLADLDKNPSSASDGKAAFLRVRKWTRKVSLFEKDYIFIPVNFNLHWSLIVICHPGELVNFNDKELGNSLKVPCILHMDSIKGNHSGLKNLLQSYLWEEWKERHKDACEDLSARFSNLRFLPLALPQQENSFDCGLFLLHYLELFLAEAPLTFNPFKVTKFSNFLNVDWFLPAEAYLKRTLIQKLISELVENHGSHEISSSDCSDDHQYIENNENGTGFEQPEVNRESKTSLGGQGIEMTLLSGSSSLDPQSFNNSGMVLKDLFESGATGATLAQCHSFGQRSSDYRFNSSIFSMEEDTDLGEQFMYLATDTNFAQVAEVTPTLPCLPRDCGNGTRIPEFCLQEALSSPSSASEDTEDIGVTENCPDNGNEPMASNEAEQGEQICSPIENTEHFIDISGSASNDVVGVSHDSIMKCDDYKNGDIHSPCQETPTIAWHQVSDAVDEEAKCDDGQMIDGTEANICEEQAAKRRRVMPPQSEVREL
- the LOC123918329 gene encoding probable ubiquitin-like-specific protease 2B isoform X2 produces the protein MNESPRKDLQVFDFNEQDQINTDNHLFNKIPNHDAQINEVGVKNVPSIPYVDIGVDLETGCSNPSFKTMEDTFDSRVENSELGDGKQSNSNSQENQRHFKIDVDYYDRPENRDTSGCASTPETSQIGPSGSPSSKESVDVSSDADDCMNYESAPTNADSDIAENVSLNGCGLDGAHASDMDNMNTDVVLYPDYIIYQDNYYMEPMLTFSHRCININVSTACMKQEAFNLEWGLDDLVDIKCQWFQNSGTVIIKINVISRNAIQIDHVSNTSGIEELEIAVVDSNWSLIHRQITSLNVKYLAIWKMMLNMDVEDSETKSSGSRGYFPNFEESFDEVVYPKGDPDAVSLSKRDFDLLQPDTFINDTIIDFYIQHLKNQIQEEEKPRFHFFNSFFFRKLADLDKNPSSASDGKAAFLRVRKWTRKVSLFEKDYIFIPVNFNLHWSLIVICHPGELVNFNDKELGNSLKVPCILHMDSIKGNHSGLKNLLQSYLWEEWKERHKDACEDLSARFSNLRFLPLALPQQENSFDCGLFLLHYLELFLAEAPLTFNPFKVTKFSNFLNVDWFLPAEAYLKRTLIQKLISELVENHGSHEISSSDCSDDHQYIENNENGTGFEQPEVNRESKTSLGGQGIEMTLLSGSSSLDPQSFNNSGMVLKDLFESGATGATLAQCHSFGQRSSDYRFNSSIFSMEEDTDLGEQFMYLATDTNFAQVAEVTPTLPCLPRDCGNGTRIPEFCLQEALSSPSSASEDTEDIGVTENCPDNGNEPMASNEAEQGEQICSPIENTEHFIDISGSASNDVVGVSHDSIMKCDDYKNGDIHSPCQETPTIAWHQVSDAVDEEAKCDDGQMIDGTEANICEEQAAKRRRVMPPQSEVREL